A single region of the Aliidongia dinghuensis genome encodes:
- a CDS encoding DUF721 domain-containing protein, translating to MKSIAGSVSKIAAPVLGRRGLAEAEMILGWAAVVGEDLARDTLPIKLSFGKGERVDGTLHLKVVSAAAPEVRHREPQIIERINGFFGYRAVAHLKLTQGPLPGAPVAPPKSPRPLTPAESQTLHRSLDGIADPDLKAALERWGRAVLGDQPPPAAPLAPRRKSR from the coding sequence ATGAAATCGATCGCAGGCAGTGTTTCGAAAATCGCCGCCCCGGTGCTCGGCCGACGCGGCCTGGCGGAGGCCGAGATGATTCTCGGCTGGGCCGCGGTCGTCGGCGAGGATCTGGCACGCGACACCCTGCCGATCAAACTGAGCTTCGGCAAGGGCGAGCGCGTCGACGGCACGCTGCACCTCAAGGTCGTCTCGGCGGCCGCACCGGAGGTGCGCCATCGCGAACCGCAGATCATCGAGCGCATCAATGGCTTCTTCGGCTATCGCGCGGTGGCACACCTGAAGTTGACCCAGGGGCCGCTGCCCGGCGCACCTGTCGCACCGCCGAAGTCGCCGCGGCCGCTCACGCCGGCCGAGTCGCAGACCCTCCACCGCAGCCTCGACGGCATCGCGGATCCCGATCTCAAGGCAGCGCTCGAACGCTGGGGCCGGGCCGTGCTGGGCGACCAGCCGCCCCCCGCCGCACCGCTTGCACCCCGTCGCAAATCTCGATAA
- the mutY gene encoding A/G-specific adenine glycosylase, giving the protein MLAWYDRHRRVLPWRAEPGRGSDPYAVWLSEIMLQQTTVATVGPYFRDFLSRWPTVEDLAAAELDEVLHAWQGLGYYARARNLHACAKAVVERHGGRFPETEAGLLTLPGVGAYTAAAVAAIAFDRPATVLDGNIERVMARLFQVEVPLPDAKPILRAHAAALTPERRPGDYAQAVMDLGATVCTPRKPRCMLCPWVRACRAHQAGDAERLPLKRAKAARPTRHGVAFWLERDDGAILIRKRAAEGLLGGLMELPSTPWVEARWRATDALAHAPAAADWRLVDGAVGHTFTHFHLELSILVGRAADTTGEGVWVRPERLGEHALPSVMKKLVKHVLADFKQARSK; this is encoded by the coding sequence ATGCTCGCCTGGTACGACCGGCATCGCCGGGTACTGCCCTGGCGCGCCGAGCCGGGTCGGGGGTCCGACCCCTACGCCGTTTGGCTGAGCGAGATTATGCTGCAGCAGACCACGGTCGCAACCGTGGGACCCTATTTCCGCGACTTCCTGTCGCGCTGGCCCACGGTCGAGGATCTCGCGGCGGCCGAGCTCGACGAGGTGCTGCACGCCTGGCAGGGCTTGGGCTACTACGCCCGGGCGCGCAACCTGCACGCCTGTGCCAAGGCGGTGGTCGAGCGGCACGGCGGCCGGTTTCCCGAGACGGAGGCGGGATTGCTGACCCTGCCCGGCGTCGGCGCCTATACGGCAGCCGCGGTCGCGGCCATCGCGTTCGACCGGCCGGCGACGGTGCTCGACGGCAATATCGAGCGGGTGATGGCCCGGCTGTTCCAGGTCGAAGTGCCGCTGCCGGATGCGAAGCCGATCCTGCGCGCCCACGCGGCTGCGCTGACACCTGAACGGCGGCCGGGCGACTATGCCCAGGCGGTCATGGACCTGGGCGCCACCGTCTGCACGCCAAGGAAGCCGCGCTGCATGCTGTGCCCGTGGGTGCGGGCTTGCCGCGCGCACCAGGCCGGCGACGCGGAGCGGCTGCCCTTGAAGCGCGCCAAGGCGGCTCGGCCGACGCGCCACGGCGTCGCCTTCTGGCTCGAGCGCGACGATGGTGCCATCCTGATCCGCAAGCGCGCGGCCGAGGGTTTGCTGGGCGGGCTCATGGAGCTGCCGTCGACGCCTTGGGTCGAGGCGCGCTGGCGTGCGACCGACGCGCTCGCCCATGCGCCGGCCGCGGCCGACTGGCGCCTCGTCGACGGCGCGGTCGGCCATACCTTCACCCATTTCCACCTGGAGCTCTCGATCCTGGTCGGCCGGGCCGCCGATACGACGGGTGAGGGCGTGTGGGTCCGGCCGGAGCGCCTGGGCGAGCATGCGTTGCCGAGCGTGATGAAGAAGCTGGTCAAGCACGTGCTTGCCGATTTCAAGCAGGCCAGATCCAAATAG
- a CDS encoding transcriptional regulator GcvA — translation MPRRLPPLNALRAFEAAARHLSFLKAAEELHVTPGAISQQVKALEDHLAIKLFRRQPRGVLLTDAGQRYGKRMGELLDQIAAATSDLTRQSDGSVLTVTTMPSFAARWLIPRLGAFGRLHPEIAIRTLADDKLATFIDDGVDLAIRFGGGKYPGLVADFLFREEVFPVCSPRLLEGPTPLRTLDDLARHILLHDEPHPGLHELEWGAWLATQGVRHIDAHQGPRFTYTHMSLTAAAMGQGVALGTSVLCADDLESGRLIRPFPHKVAADFAYYLVFPPVALDRPLVVAFRQWLLEASAAFSLSAAA, via the coding sequence ATGCCTCGCCGACTACCGCCGCTCAACGCGCTGCGCGCCTTCGAGGCCGCGGCCCGGCACTTGAGTTTTCTCAAGGCAGCTGAGGAACTTCACGTCACTCCCGGTGCCATCAGCCAGCAGGTCAAGGCGCTCGAGGATCACCTCGCTATCAAACTATTCCGTCGGCAACCGCGTGGCGTGCTCCTGACCGACGCAGGTCAGCGCTACGGCAAGCGCATGGGCGAGCTCCTGGACCAGATCGCGGCGGCGACGAGCGACCTCACCCGCCAGTCCGACGGATCGGTGCTGACGGTCACGACCATGCCGAGCTTCGCCGCCCGCTGGCTCATCCCGCGGCTGGGCGCCTTCGGCCGGCTGCATCCGGAGATCGCGATCCGGACCTTGGCCGACGACAAGCTCGCCACCTTCATCGACGACGGCGTCGACCTGGCGATCCGGTTCGGCGGCGGCAAATACCCGGGCCTCGTCGCCGACTTCCTGTTCCGCGAGGAAGTCTTCCCGGTGTGCAGCCCGCGGCTGCTCGAAGGGCCGACGCCGCTCAGGACGCTCGACGACCTGGCGCGCCACATCCTGCTGCACGACGAGCCGCACCCGGGCCTGCACGAGCTCGAATGGGGCGCCTGGCTCGCGACCCAGGGCGTGCGCCACATCGATGCCCATCAGGGGCCGCGCTTCACCTATACCCATATGAGCCTGACCGCGGCCGCCATGGGCCAGGGGGTGGCGCTCGGCACCAGCGTGCTGTGCGCCGACGACTTGGAGAGCGGCCGGCTGATCCGCCCCTTCCCGCACAAGGTCGCGGCCGATTTCGCCTATTACCTGGTGTTCCCGCCCGTGGCGCTCGACCGGCCGCTGGTCGTGGCCTTCCGCCAATGGCTGCTCGAGGCCAGCGCCGCGTTCAGCCTGTCGGCCGCCGCCTGA
- a CDS encoding DUF1127 domain-containing protein — MTRLTMTAGNFAPLPRKTNRGSTLSSLAVRLFDAIGTWNERAAQRRALAALSDQVLHDVGMSRFDAEAEADKPFWRK, encoded by the coding sequence ATGACCAGATTGACGATGACGGCCGGCAATTTCGCGCCGCTGCCGCGCAAGACGAACCGGGGTAGCACGCTGTCGAGCCTGGCGGTTCGGCTGTTCGATGCCATCGGCACCTGGAACGAGCGGGCGGCGCAGCGGCGCGCCTTGGCCGCGCTCAGCGACCAGGTCCTGCATGATGTCGGCATGAGCCGGTTCGACGCGGAAGCCGAGGCCGACAAGCCGTTCTGGCGCAAATAA
- a CDS encoding substrate-binding periplasmic protein, translating into MRQRLSALVTGVFMLASVSAAAAPSVRLVSGPDYFPFSDPSLPSGGLTGALVQAAFAATDTPVEPVQFEPWKRGYADALAGVFDATYPYIRSAPRESEMLYSDAIYDIVSVALFRADSGRDYAAPDNLRGLTLCLPIGYAPAPPLVSLIDAGAIEVQHPSTSDLCLRELAEGRVDVFVSSTDLIEQRVAALFGPSAPFARGHVPVLRQSLYLIAPRAGASSVELIHRFNEGLARIRRSGRYDAIVQQQRDAS; encoded by the coding sequence ATGCGTCAGCGCTTGAGCGCTCTTGTTACCGGCGTGTTCATGCTGGCTTCGGTCTCGGCGGCCGCGGCACCGTCGGTCCGCCTGGTGAGCGGGCCTGATTATTTTCCGTTTTCCGATCCGTCCTTGCCGTCCGGCGGCCTGACCGGCGCTCTGGTGCAGGCTGCTTTCGCTGCGACGGATACCCCGGTCGAGCCCGTGCAGTTCGAGCCGTGGAAGCGCGGCTATGCCGACGCGCTCGCCGGCGTGTTCGATGCGACCTACCCCTATATCCGGTCGGCGCCGCGCGAGAGCGAGATGCTGTACTCCGACGCGATCTACGACATCGTGTCGGTGGCGCTGTTTCGGGCGGACAGCGGCCGCGACTATGCGGCACCCGACAATCTGCGCGGCCTCACCCTGTGCCTGCCGATCGGCTATGCGCCGGCGCCGCCGCTCGTCAGCCTGATCGATGCCGGCGCGATCGAGGTCCAGCATCCGTCCACATCCGATCTCTGCTTGCGCGAGTTGGCCGAGGGCCGGGTCGACGTGTTCGTCTCGTCGACCGACCTCATCGAGCAGCGGGTGGCGGCGCTGTTCGGACCGTCCGCGCCGTTCGCGCGCGGCCACGTGCCGGTCCTCCGGCAGTCGCTCTATCTCATCGCCCCGCGCGCCGGCGCGAGCTCGGTCGAGCTTATTCACCGCTTCAACGAGGGGCTGGCGCGGATCCGGCGCAGCGGCCGCTACGACGCGATCGTGCAGCAGCAGCGGGACGCCAGCTGA
- a CDS encoding peptidoglycan -binding protein: MALSRRSRQSTINIWPGFVDALAQLLMVIIFVLLIFTVGQFYLSGAVSTRDLEIKKLTQQLNSLTEMLGLERRASDELRMNVATLGAQAQQASRDKDALAAKLAQANADAQAQAQQLSEAQGKVAAGDATIATLNENVQALRQQLEELSKALDLAQSQNKEQQAQIADLGNKLNIALAAKVEELAKYRSEFFGRLKQILGDRPDIRVVGDRFVFQSEVLFDPGNADLGAGARQKLDPVVSALKQIESSIPDNINWILEVDGHTDVRPIATPQFHSNWELSTARAVSVIKFLIDQGIPAQHLAAAGFGEWQPLDKGSTEDAYRKNRRIELRLTQH, from the coding sequence ATGGCGCTCTCGCGGCGGTCACGTCAATCCACCATCAATATCTGGCCGGGCTTCGTCGACGCGCTCGCCCAGCTCTTGATGGTCATCATCTTCGTGCTGTTGATCTTCACCGTCGGGCAGTTCTATCTCTCCGGCGCCGTCAGCACGCGCGATCTCGAGATCAAGAAGCTGACCCAGCAGCTGAATTCGCTGACCGAGATGCTGGGGCTGGAAAGGCGGGCGAGCGACGAGCTGCGCATGAACGTCGCGACGCTCGGCGCCCAGGCGCAGCAGGCGTCGCGCGACAAGGACGCGCTCGCCGCCAAGCTCGCCCAGGCCAACGCCGACGCTCAGGCGCAGGCGCAACAGCTGTCCGAGGCCCAGGGCAAGGTTGCGGCCGGCGATGCGACCATCGCGACCCTGAACGAGAATGTGCAGGCGCTGCGCCAGCAGCTCGAGGAACTCTCCAAGGCGCTCGACCTCGCCCAGTCGCAGAACAAGGAGCAGCAAGCGCAGATCGCCGATCTGGGCAACAAGCTCAACATCGCGCTCGCCGCCAAGGTCGAGGAGCTGGCCAAGTATCGCTCGGAATTCTTCGGACGCCTCAAACAGATCCTGGGCGACCGGCCGGACATCCGGGTGGTCGGCGACCGATTCGTCTTCCAGTCCGAAGTGCTGTTCGACCCGGGCAACGCCGATCTCGGCGCCGGCGCCCGGCAGAAGCTCGACCCGGTCGTGAGCGCGCTGAAGCAGATCGAGAGCAGCATCCCCGACAACATCAACTGGATCCTGGAGGTCGACGGCCATACCGACGTCCGGCCGATTGCGACCCCGCAGTTCCACTCGAACTGGGAACTGTCGACGGCGCGCGCCGTCTCGGTCATCAAGTTCCTGATCGACCAGGGCATTCCAGCCCAGCACCTGGCCGCTGCCGGTTTCGGCGAATGGCAGCCGCTCGACAAGGGCTCGACGGAAGACGCCTATCGCAAGAACCGCCGGATCGAGCTCCGGCTGACCCAGCACTAG
- a CDS encoding flagellar motor protein MotA yields MSRPQRYLVRMALFVVIVAVILVALSPVLAPAFEANLALNSIIAAILLIGIVYIFRQVWMLNPEVAWIENFRNNDRAILSGDLPRLMSPMANMLGERGGRRLSLSPVSMRTLLDGIGARLDEQRETSRYLIGTLVFMGLLGTFYGLLLTVHSVGGVLNSLSVGGGDVAKAMGDLKASLQEPLNGMGTAFSSSLFGLAGSLVLGFLDLQAGQAHNRFFNDLEEWLSGLTRIGGAGVSAEGGEPSVPAFIQALLEQTADSLDNLQRIMARGEESRMSTNHSLEQLGERLSLITDQMRTEQSVLLRFAETQAEMRPILQKLADARSGGAGGLDDVSRGYLRSLEQNVGKLTQEFAHGREATVSELRTEIRLLARTIAALAEETER; encoded by the coding sequence GTGTCCCGACCTCAACGTTATCTCGTGCGCATGGCGCTCTTTGTCGTGATCGTCGCCGTGATCCTGGTGGCGCTCTCGCCGGTGCTGGCGCCCGCCTTCGAGGCGAATCTCGCCTTGAACAGCATCATCGCGGCGATCCTGCTGATCGGCATCGTCTACATCTTCCGCCAGGTCTGGATGCTCAATCCGGAGGTCGCCTGGATCGAGAATTTCCGCAACAACGACCGGGCGATCCTGTCGGGTGACCTGCCGCGGCTCATGTCGCCCATGGCGAACATGCTGGGCGAGCGCGGCGGCCGGCGCCTGTCCTTGTCGCCGGTCTCGATGCGGACCTTGCTCGACGGCATCGGCGCGCGGCTCGACGAGCAGCGCGAGACCTCGCGCTATCTCATCGGCACGCTCGTCTTCATGGGCCTGCTCGGCACGTTCTACGGCCTGCTCCTGACCGTCCATTCGGTCGGCGGCGTGCTGAACTCGCTCTCCGTCGGCGGCGGCGATGTCGCCAAGGCGATGGGCGACCTGAAGGCGAGCCTGCAGGAGCCGCTGAATGGCATGGGCACAGCGTTCAGCTCGTCGCTGTTCGGCCTCGCGGGCTCGCTGGTACTGGGCTTCCTCGACCTGCAGGCGGGCCAGGCGCACAACCGCTTCTTCAACGACCTCGAGGAATGGCTTTCCGGCCTGACGCGCATCGGCGGCGCCGGCGTCTCGGCCGAAGGCGGCGAGCCGTCGGTACCGGCCTTCATCCAGGCGCTCCTGGAACAGACCGCCGACAGCCTCGACAATCTGCAGCGCATCATGGCGCGCGGCGAGGAGAGCCGGATGTCGACCAACCATAGCCTGGAGCAGCTGGGCGAGCGGCTGTCGCTCATCACCGACCAGATGCGGACGGAGCAGAGCGTGCTGCTGCGCTTCGCCGAGACCCAGGCGGAGATGCGGCCGATCCTGCAGAAGCTGGCCGACGCGCGCAGCGGCGGTGCCGGTGGCCTCGACGACGTGTCGCGCGGCTACTTGAGGAGCCTCGAGCAGAACGTCGGCAAGCTCACCCAGGAATTCGCGCACGGCCGCGAGGCGACCGTGTCGGAGCTGCGCACCGAGATCCGGCTCCTGGCGCGGACCATCGCGGCGCTCGCCGAAGAAACCGAGCGGTAA
- a CDS encoding inositol monophosphatase family protein, translating to MAVRSAVINVMAAAARKAGRGLVRDFGEVENLQVSQKGPSDFVSTADLKAEKTLRAELEKARPGYGFLMEESAETIGDGRHRWIVDPLDGTLNFLHGIPHFCISVALEREGEIVAGVVYEPLRDEEYWAEKGSGAFVSDRRIRVSGRRDLGQSVIATGLPFRGKEAHPGYMRTLQAVMAETAGVRRFGAAALDLAYVAAGRFDGFWEFGLKPWDMAAGLLLVKEAGGYCSEPDGSGHDMLKSGNVLAANDHLHLPLGRLMRQALK from the coding sequence ATGGCGGTCCGTTCCGCCGTCATCAACGTCATGGCCGCGGCCGCCCGCAAGGCGGGCCGCGGTCTGGTGCGCGATTTCGGCGAAGTCGAAAACCTCCAGGTCTCGCAGAAAGGCCCGTCGGACTTCGTCTCGACGGCCGATCTCAAGGCCGAGAAGACGCTCCGCGCCGAGCTCGAGAAGGCTCGGCCCGGCTACGGCTTCCTCATGGAGGAAAGCGCCGAGACAATTGGCGACGGCCGCCATCGCTGGATCGTCGACCCGCTCGACGGCACGCTCAACTTCCTGCACGGCATTCCGCACTTCTGCATCTCGGTGGCGCTCGAGCGCGAAGGCGAGATCGTCGCGGGCGTCGTCTACGAGCCGCTCCGGGACGAGGAATATTGGGCCGAGAAGGGCTCGGGCGCCTTCGTCAGCGACCGCCGCATCCGCGTCTCGGGCCGCCGCGACCTGGGTCAGTCGGTGATCGCGACCGGCCTGCCGTTCCGCGGCAAGGAAGCGCATCCCGGCTATATGCGGACCCTCCAGGCCGTCATGGCCGAGACCGCGGGCGTCCGCCGCTTCGGTGCGGCGGCACTCGATCTCGCCTATGTCGCCGCCGGCCGTTTCGACGGCTTCTGGGAATTCGGCTTGAAGCCCTGGGACATGGCGGCCGGCCTGCTGCTGGTCAAGGAAGCCGGCGGCTATTGCAGCGAGCCCGACGGCAGCGGCCACGACATGTTGAAGAGCGGCAACGTCTTGGCTGCCAACGACCACCTGCACCTGCCGCTCGGCCGGCTGATGCGCCAGGCGCTGAAGTAG
- the efp gene encoding elongation factor P, translated as MKIGANEIKPGVVLELEGKLFVVLKRETVQPGKGGAFAAVELRDLKTGTKTIERFRTSETVERAHLDEKEMSFLYFEDNNATLMDQENYEQYHVSRELIGDPADFLKDGMIVTVKLHEGTPLSCVLPQTVTMELVEADPVVKGQTASSSYKPGKLENGRRILVPPHLEAGTRVVVNTEDGTYLERAKD; from the coding sequence ATGAAGATCGGTGCCAACGAAATCAAGCCCGGCGTCGTCCTTGAGCTCGAGGGCAAGCTGTTCGTCGTGCTGAAGCGCGAGACGGTTCAGCCCGGCAAGGGCGGCGCCTTCGCCGCGGTCGAATTGAGAGATCTCAAGACCGGGACCAAGACCATCGAGCGTTTCCGCACCTCGGAGACGGTCGAGCGCGCGCACCTCGACGAAAAGGAAATGTCCTTCCTCTACTTCGAGGACAACAACGCGACGCTCATGGACCAGGAAAACTACGAGCAGTACCACGTGTCGCGCGAGCTGATCGGCGATCCGGCCGACTTCCTCAAGGACGGCATGATCGTGACCGTGAAGCTGCACGAGGGCACGCCGCTGTCCTGCGTGCTGCCGCAGACCGTCACCATGGAGCTGGTCGAAGCCGATCCGGTCGTGAAGGGCCAGACCGCCTCTTCGTCCTACAAGCCCGGCAAGCTCGAGAACGGCCGCCGCATCCTGGTGCCGCCGCATCTCGAAGCCGGCACGCGCGTCGTCGTCAACACCGAGGACGGCACCTACCTCGAGCGGGCGAAGGACTGA
- the epmA gene encoding EF-P lysine aminoacylase EpmA, whose amino-acid sequence MTNPVTRPWWDPQTFGQRLPKLEKRARIIDGVRAWFGAQGFLEVDTPALQVSPGLEPHLIAFKTELIRPEGERLTRYLHTSPEFTMKKLLVAGLPKIFQLGHVFRNGERAGRHSPEFTMLEWYRANDGHKTLMADCEALVRRAAEIAGTKVLRWQGHEADPFLPFEVLSVPDAFRRHCGIDLLATAPDPMAPDLGLLADAAKPLGIKPHGGDSWEDLFFRIMFERIEPHLGMGRPTFLSDYPISMAALARPKPEDPRLAERFELYACGVELANAFGELTDPVTQRARFEADMDLKERLYGERYPIDEDFLAALGHGLPPSAGSALGLDRLIMLAVHAEAIDEVLWAPVQ is encoded by the coding sequence ATGACGAACCCCGTGACCCGGCCCTGGTGGGACCCGCAGACGTTCGGCCAGCGGCTGCCCAAGCTCGAAAAACGGGCGCGGATCATCGATGGCGTCCGCGCCTGGTTCGGGGCCCAAGGCTTCCTCGAGGTCGACACGCCCGCCCTCCAGGTGAGCCCAGGGCTCGAGCCGCATCTGATCGCGTTTAAGACCGAGCTCATCCGGCCCGAGGGCGAGCGGCTGACGCGCTATCTCCACACCTCGCCCGAATTCACCATGAAGAAGCTGCTGGTCGCGGGCCTGCCGAAAATCTTCCAGCTGGGGCACGTGTTCCGGAACGGTGAGCGGGCCGGCCGGCACAGCCCGGAGTTCACCATGCTGGAATGGTACCGGGCGAACGATGGCCACAAGACGCTCATGGCCGATTGCGAGGCGCTGGTGCGGCGCGCAGCCGAGATTGCCGGCACCAAGGTGCTGCGCTGGCAGGGCCACGAGGCCGATCCGTTCCTGCCGTTCGAGGTGCTGAGCGTGCCGGACGCGTTCCGGCGTCATTGCGGCATCGATCTTCTGGCGACGGCGCCCGATCCGATGGCGCCCGATCTCGGACTCTTGGCCGATGCCGCCAAGCCGCTCGGTATCAAGCCCCATGGTGGCGACAGCTGGGAGGACCTGTTCTTCCGCATCATGTTCGAGCGGATAGAGCCGCATCTGGGCATGGGCCGGCCGACCTTCCTTTCCGACTATCCGATCTCGATGGCAGCGCTTGCCCGACCCAAGCCCGAAGATCCGCGGCTGGCGGAGCGGTTCGAGCTCTATGCCTGCGGCGTCGAGCTCGCGAACGCGTTCGGCGAACTCACCGACCCGGTCACCCAGCGCGCCCGTTTCGAGGCCGACATGGACCTGAAGGAACGGCTCTACGGTGAGCGCTACCCGATCGACGAGGATTTTCTGGCGGCGCTTGGCCATGGCCTGCCGCCCTCGGCCGGCAGTGCCCTGGGCCTTGACCGGCTGATCATGCTGGCCGTCCATGCCGAGGCGATCGACGAGGTGCTGTGGGCGCCGGTGCAGTGA
- a CDS encoding cytochrome c — protein MPKRPLPLFLGLAAFGLSLGLAWAAAEVPAVVAERQATMKGFANKVKLIKSFADGEDNGADALQAARDILATASHLPELFPAGTSLADLPGVKTHAKPEIWADNERFRATAVRLATQAQALAAAIERGDRPGTATELGAIGRVGCGACHEAFRAPLE, from the coding sequence ATGCCGAAACGTCCCTTGCCGCTGTTCCTGGGCCTGGCCGCGTTCGGTCTTTCGCTTGGGCTTGCCTGGGCGGCGGCCGAGGTCCCTGCGGTCGTGGCCGAGCGCCAGGCGACCATGAAGGGGTTCGCCAACAAGGTTAAGCTGATCAAGAGCTTCGCCGACGGTGAGGACAATGGCGCGGACGCGCTGCAGGCGGCCAGGGATATCCTGGCCACGGCGTCGCATCTGCCCGAGCTGTTCCCGGCCGGCACCAGCCTGGCCGACCTGCCCGGCGTCAAGACCCATGCGAAGCCCGAGATCTGGGCCGACAACGAGCGGTTCCGTGCCACCGCCGTGCGGCTCGCGACCCAGGCCCAGGCGCTCGCCGCTGCGATCGAGCGCGGCGACCGGCCCGGCACCGCGACCGAACTCGGCGCCATCGGCCGCGTCGGCTGCGGCGCCTGCCACGAGGCGTTCCGGGCACCACTCGAATAG